The following are from one region of the Aspergillus chevalieri M1 DNA, chromosome 1, nearly complete sequence genome:
- a CDS encoding AHA1 family protein (COG:O;~EggNog:ENOG410PHXM;~InterPro:IPR013538,IPR036338,IPR039981,IPR023393, IPR015310;~PFAM:PF08327,PF09229;~go_function: GO:0001671 - ATPase activator activity [Evidence IEA];~go_function: GO:0051087 - chaperone binding [Evidence IEA];~go_function: GO:0051879 - Hsp90 protein binding [Evidence IEA]) produces MVLHNPNNWHWVNKDASSWARQYLENNLVGIAAEDNGIAANISKVLTMDGDVDVSQRKGKVITLFDVKVQLEYEGKTKDDELVSGSITIPEVAHDTEEDEYVFEIDIHSESPSKQPVKDLVRSKIIPQLRQSLVQLCPRLIEEHGKDLQHAPGVNPSSGFKPATSYPQVKKEAPASTTTTTTSSNTKVAVNTTTVTASDEFRTTAEELYSTFTDPQRIAAFTRAPPRQFEGSNVGAKFSIFDGNVVGEYSKLEPHKLIEQKWRLAQWPEGHFSTLEINFDQNDMDGVTQMRVTWTGVPVGQEDVTKQNWEVYYVRSIKQTFGFGTIL; encoded by the exons ATGGTCCTCCACAACCCGAACAACTGGCACTGGGTGAACAAGGACGCTTCATCCTGGGCCAGACAGTATCTTGAGAACAACCTCGTCGGCATTGCCGCGGAAGACAACGGCATCGCTGCAAATATCTCCAAAGTACTGACTATGGACGGCGATGTGGATGTCAGCCAAAGAAAGGGCAAGGTCATCACATTGTTCGATGTTAAGGTACAGCTTGAGTATGAAG GTAAGACCAAGGACGATGAACTGGTTAGCGGCTCTATCACCATTCCTGAGGTTGCCCACGACacggaggaggatgagtATGTC TTTGAGATCGACATCCACTCCGAATCTCCCTCGAAACAACCCGTAAAGGACCTTGTCCGTTCCAAGATCATCCCTCAACTCAGACAGTCGCTGGTCCAATTGTGCCCACGCCTGATTGAGGAGCACGGAAAGGACCTTCAGCACGCCCCTGGTGTCAACCCATCCAGCGGATTCAAGCCTGCTACCAGCTACCCCCAGGTCAAGAAGGAAGCCCCGGCCTCaaccactaccaccaccacatcATCCAACACGAAGGTTGCCGTTAACACCACCACCGTGACCGCGTCAGATGAGTTCCGCACCACCGCCGAGGAATTGTACAGCACCTTCACAGACCCGCAGCGCATTGCCGCATTCACCCGCGCTCCCCCTCGCCAGTTCGAGGGCAGCAATGTTGGCGCAAAGTTCTCCATCTTCGACGGCAATGTCGTCGGCGAATACTCGAAACTCGAGCCTCACAAGTTGATCGAGCAGAAGTGGCGTTTGGCCCAGTGGCCCGAGGGCCACTTCAGTACTCTGGAGATCAACTTCGACCAGAACGACATGGACGGTGTTACTCAGATGCGGGTTACCTGGACCGGTGTCCCTGTTGGCCAGGAAGATGTCACCAAGCAGAACTGGGAAGTGTACTATGTGCGCAGCATCAAGCAAACTTTTGG GTTTGGCACAATTCTCTGA
- the lys9 gene encoding saccharopine dehydrogenase (NADP+, L-glutamate-forming) (COG:E;~EggNog:ENOG410Q4IA;~InterPro:IPR032095,IPR036291,IPR005097;~PFAM:PF03435,PF01488,PF16653;~go_function: GO:0016491 - oxidoreductase activity [Evidence IEA];~go_process: GO:0055114 - oxidation-reduction process [Evidence IEA]), producing the protein MVKQVAGSKALLLGSGFVTKPTVEVLSKAGVQVTVACRTLESAQKLCEGFENTTAISLDVSDDNALDQALSQHDVAISLIPYTFHALVIKSAIRTKKHVVTTSYVSPAMMELDEECKKAGITVMNEIGLDPGIDHLYAVKTISEVHAEGGKINSFLSYCGGLPAPENSDNPLGYKFSWSSRGVLLALRNAAKFYQDGQAVSVDGPELMATAKPYFIYPGFAFLCYPNRDSTPFRERYEIPEAQTVIRGTLRYQGFPEMIKCLVDIGFLSDEGADFLNAPIAWKEATRQILGATSSGEKDLTWAISSKTAFANNEERDRILGGLRWIGLFSDEQITPRGNPLDTLCATLERKMQYEPHERDMVMLQHKFGIEHKNGEKETRTSTLCEFGIPGGYSAMARTVGIPAAVAVKQVLNGTISKTGVLAPSDMEICGPLLKALKDDYGIEMIEKTI; encoded by the exons ATGGTTAAGCAAGTCGCTGGTTCCAAGGCTCTCCTGCTGGGCTCTGGCTTCG TCACCAAGCCTACCGTTGAGGTTCTCAGCAAGGCCGGTGTCCAGGTTACTGTTG CCTGCAGAACCCTTGAGAGcgcccagaagctctgcgaAGGCTTCGAGAACACCACAGCCATTTCCCTCGACGTCAGCGATGACAACGCTCTCGACCAAGCTCTCTCGCAGCACGATGTCGCCATCTCCTTAATCCCTTACACCTTCCATGCCTTGGTTATCAAGTCGGCCATCCGTACCAAGAAGCACGTTGTCACGACCTCTTACGTCTCCCCAGCCATGATGGAGTTGGACGAGGAGTGCAAGAAGGCTGGTATCACCGTCATGAACGAGATTGGTTTGGACCCCGGTATCGACCACTTGTACGCTGTCAAGACCATCTCTGAG GTCCACGCCGAGGGCGGCAAGATCAACTCCTTCCTGTCGTACTGCGGTGGTCTCCCCGCCCCCGAAAACTCCGACAACCCCCTGGGCTACAAGTTCTCCTGGTCCAGCCGCGGCGTGCTCCTCGCCCTCCGCAACGCCGCCAAGTTCTACCAGGACGGCCAGGCCGTCTCGGTCGACGGCCCCGAGCTCATGGCCACCGCCAAGCCCTACTTCATCTACCCTGGCTTCGCCTTCCTCTGCTACCCCAACCGCGACTCCACCCCCTTCCGCGAGCGCTACGAGATCCCCGAAGCCCAGACTGTCATCCGCGGCACTTTGCGCTACCAGGGCTTCCCTGAGATGATTAAGTGCCTCGTCGACATCGGCTTCCTGAGCGATGAGGGCGCTGACTTCCTCAACGCCCCCATCGCCTGGAAGGAGGCTACCCGCCAGATCCTGGGCGCCACTTCGTCTGGCGAGAAGGATCTCACCTGGGCGATCTCGTCCAAGACCGCGTTCGCCAACAACGAGGAGCGCGACCGTATCCTCGGCGGTCTCCGCTGGATCGGCCTCTTCTCCGACGAGCAGATCACTCCCCGTGGTAACCCGCTTGACACCCTGTGCGCTACTCTGGAGAGGAAGATGCAGTACGAGCCGCACGAGCGTGACATGGTCATGCTGCAGCACAAGTTCGGCATTGAGCACAAGAACGGTGAGAAGGAGACTCGTACTTCTACTCTCTGCGAGTTCGGTATCCCTGGTGGATACTCCGCTATGGCTCGTACCGTTGGTATTCccgctgctgttgctgttaaGCAGGTGCTTAATGGTACTATCAGCAAAACTGGTGTCCTCGCTCCCTCGGACATGGAAATCTGCGGTCCTCTCCTCAAGGCCCTCAAGGACGACTACGGCATTGAGATGATCGAGAAGACCATCTAA
- a CDS encoding putative glycerol-3-phosphate acyltransferase Sct1 (COG:I;~EggNog:ENOG410PGUU;~InterPro:IPR002123;~TransMembrane:5 (o12-31i414-431o437-459i480-507o519-540i);~go_function: GO:0016746 - transferase activity, transferring acyl groups [Evidence IEA]) — MAAKQPYIPPLISWLYDLVLWTFSVLIDLFFREVHPRGSWKIPRRGPMIIVAAPHANQFVDSLILMRVMRSEAQRRISWLIAEKSFRRKFIGMLARGIGTVPVARAMDNTKPGQGTIYLPDPMNHPTLIRGIGTNFEAPGYEKDGTIALPTINGTSHNTAIAEIHGPEELVIKKVFKHKDALYQLTGRKDITDDGQFTGDVSDKDLENFKGSKFKFSPHVDQTAVYQAVFSRLNSGGCVGIFPEGGSHDRSDLLPLKAGVAMMALGTLADNPDCGLKIVPCGMNYFHAHKFRSRAVIEFGTPLEVPRELVDQYKRGERREAVGALLDIIYQSLVAVTVTSPDYETLMVIQAARRLYNVKGKKLPLPMVVELNRRLVKGYTHFKDDPRIVHLRKSIAAYNKQLRLLGIRDHQVDYAKFSIIQVVATLIYRLIKLVLLTIGTLPGLLLFTPVFIATKFISIKKSREALAASSVKLQGRDVMATWKLLIALAFAPAVYATYTTIFTYWTYRNRIQGLVPACVPLWLIVPIGMILFPTVTFAALRIGEIGMDIVKSLRPLVLSLNPSSANTLVRLRHRRAALAQQVTDAINTLGPELFPDFDAARVITDPFREINRTDGKTSDPISLPEIRRTSTTDFNEGSATQEPLPRNESFHNLANIGFFSTRPASRSRSRSHSRSSSIGARPGSSGSQLRPLSQLNTTGDFEEVSSKIRDAMRERGERRRRRSDDGSWDMASTGTSTPSSPDDGSRKNI, encoded by the exons ATGGCGGCCAAACAACCGTATATTCCTCCTCTGATTAGCTGGTTGTATGATCTGGTGCTATGGACCTTCTCCGTTCTCATTGACCTCTTCTTCCGGGAGGTTCATCCTCGCGGTTCTTGGAAGATTCCTCGCAGAGGTCCGATGATTATCGTCGCGGCTCCCCATGCGAACCAG TTTGTCGACTCGTTAATTCTCATGCGCGTCATGCGCAGCGAGGCTCAACGTCGCATCTCATGGCTTATCGCAGAGAAATCCTTCCGGCGCAAGTTCATCGGAATGCTGGCCAGAGGTATCGGAACGGTGCCAGTCGCTCGAGCAATGGATAATACCAAACCAGGCCAAGGGACAATCTATCTACCAGACCCGATGAACCATCCTACTCTGATCCGTGGCATTGGCACCAATTTCGAGGCTCCAGGCTACGAAAAAGATGGCACAATCGCTCTGCCTACCATCAACGGTACATCGCACAATACGGCCATTGCTGAAATTCACGGTCCGGAGGAGCTCGTCATCAAGAAGGTATTCAAACACAAGGACGCTCTCTACCAACTTACCGGACGAAAAGACATTACGGACGATGGGCAATTCACCGGAGATGTATCCGATAAGGACCTGGAAAACTTTAAAGGCTCGAAGTTCAAGTTCTCCCCTCATGTGGATCAAACAGCTGTCTACCAGGCTGTATTTAGTCGACTCAACTCGGGCGGTTGCGTTGGAATCTTCCCGGAAGGTGGTAGCCATGACCGTTCTGATCTACTGCCGTTGAAGG CTGGTGTGGCAATGATGGCTCTTGGTACTTTGGCAGACAACCCGGACTGCGGCTTAAAGATCGTCCCCTGCGGAATGAATTATTTCCATGCACACAAATTCCGGTCCAGGGCCGTGATCGAATTCGGCACTCCTCTCGAAGTTCCGAGGGAATTGGTCGACCAATACAAGCGAGGAGAACGGCGCGAGGCTGTTGGTGCCTTGCTGGACATCATCTACCAGAGCCTTGTTGCTGTTACCGTGACCAGTCCTGACTACGAGACTTTGATG GTTATCCAAGCCGCACGCCGTCTTTATAATGTCAAGGGAAAGAAGCTTCCGCTTCCGATGGTTGTGGAGCTTAACCGTCGCCTCGTAAAGGGATATACTCACTTCAAGGATGACCCCAGAATCGTACATCTCCGGAAATCAATCGCGGCCTACAACAAACAGCTCCGTCTCCTTGGCATTCGGGATCATCAAGTTGACTATGCAAAGTTCTCCATCATACAAGTCGTTGCCACTCTGATCTATCGTTTGATCAAACTGGTTCTGCTGACGATTGGGACTCTGCCTGGCTTGCTCCTCTTCACTCCCGTTTTCATCGCCACCAAATTCATTTCAATCAAGAAGTCTAGGGAAGCATTGGCAGCATCATCGGTCAAGTTGCAAGGACGTGATGTTATGGCGACATGGAAGCTCCTCATCGCCCTCGCGTTTGCTCCGGCGGTTTACGCTACTTATACGACCATCTTTACTTACTGGACTTACCGTAACCGGATACAAGGATTGGTTCCGGCCTGCGTTCCCCTTTGGTTGATCGTGCCGATTGGGATGATTCTGTTCCCTACTGTCACCTTCGCAGCGCTGCGGATCGGTGAGATTGGTATGGACATTGTCAAGTCTCTTCGGCCCCTTGTGCTGTCCTTGAATCCTTCTTCGGCCAATACCTTGGTCAGACTCCGTCACAGACGTGCTGCACTTGCTCAGCAGGTCACGGACGCCATCAACACGTTGGGTCCGGAGCTGTTCCCTGACTTTGATGCTGCCCGGGTTATCACAGATCCGTTCCGGGAGATCAACCGGACCGACGGAAAAACCAGCGATCCCATTTCACTTCCGGAAATCAGACGCACCAGTACAACCGACTTCAATGAAGGATCGGCCACGCAGGAACCACTTCCGCGCAACGAGTCGTTCCATAACCTTGCCAACATCGGCTTCTTTTCGACCCGACCCGCTAGCCgaagccgcagccgcagccatAGCCGGAGCAGCTCCATTGGTGCTCGACCTGGTTCTTCGGGTAGTCAACTTAGACCACTGAGTCAACTGAACACTACAGGTGATTTCGAGGAAGTAAGTTCGAAGATTAGGGATGCCATGAGGGAGCGCGGCGAACGCCGACGCCGACGAAGCGACGATGGCAGTTGGGATATGGCCAGCACTGGGACCAGCAcaccttcttctccagaCGATGGAAGTCGAAAGAACATTTGA
- the RER2 gene encoding undecaprenyl diphosphate synthase family protein (COG:I;~EggNog:ENOG410PG3D;~InterPro:IPR018520,IPR001441,IPR036424;~PFAM:PF01255;~go_function: GO:0016765 - transferase activity, transferring alkyl or aryl (other than methyl) groups [Evidence IEA]): MATSMHLSRLRKWFLASPPIEYAISHLRELLVGALKQGPVPRHVAFVMDGNRRFARTHGIETVEGHNLGFEALARILEVCYKSGVQVVTIYAFSIENFKRSKFEVDALMEMAKVKLSQMAQHGDLLDSYGAKVRVLGRLDLLKPDVLEAVNRAVDMTSRNGDRVLNICFPYTSRDEITTAVRDTVSEYSRPLKPIQSPSAGPRTPFSESHIALNIQAQRTEHNSDTESTSGSSEDGNGNAKQDRNRNKVYESGSSFSSSTTLHLGQQDGPNTKTSTPLTDGTDTDVPSFVSPETISRQTLTDHMLTKDNPPLDILVRTSGVERLSDFMLWQCHEETEIVFLNVMWPEFDLWHFIPVLLGWQRRISKSKQNPDAEGDFDGDGSEFAEEDDGFVLRPDNKVKGM, translated from the exons ATGGCTACATCAATGCACCTGTCTCGACTCCGGAAATGGTTCCTCGCGTCGCCTCCGATCGAATACGCCATTTCACATCTCCGAGAGTTGCTCGTCGGAGCGCTCAAACAGGGTCCTGTCCCCCGACATGTTGCATTCGTTATGGATGGAAACCGGAGGTTCGCTAGGACACATGGGATTGAGACTGTGGAGGGACATAATCTGGGATTTGAAGCGTTGGCAAGG ATTCTCGAAGTCTGCTATAAGAGTGGAGTGCAAGTCGTCACCATCTATGCGTTTAGTATCGAGAATTTCAAACGGTCCAAGTTCGAGGTGGATGCGTTGATGGAAATGGCCAAAGTGAAACTGTCCCAAATGGCACAACATGGCGACTTGCTCGATAGCTACGGCGCAAAGGTCCGGGTGCTGGGACGATTGGATTTGCTCAAGCCCGATGTTCTCGAGGCTGTCAACCGAGCCGTGGATATGACGAGTCGGAATGGCGACCGCGTCCTGAATATCTGTTTCCCCTATACGTCGCGCGATGAGATCACCACTGCTGTCCGAGATACGGTTTCCGAATACAGCAGACCGTTGAAGCCGATCCAATCGCCATCTGCCGGTCCACGCACTCCATTTTCCGAGTCGCATATTGCCCTCAACATCCAAGCGCAGAGGACGGAACACAATAGTGATACGGAATCTACTTCGGGATCTTCGGAGGACGGGAATGGGAACGCCAAGCAGGACCGCAACCGCAATAAGGTTTACGAATCTggatcttctttttcctcgtCCACCACGCTCCACCTTGGGCAACAAGATGGCCCCAACACCAAGACCTCGACGCCCTTAACAGACGGGACGGATACGGACGTCCCATCTTTCGTGTCCCCAGAGACCATCTCGCGCCAGACATTAACCGACCATATGCTCACAAAAGACAACCCGCCGCTGGACATTCTTGTGCGTACCTCAGGGGTAGAGCGTCTCAGTGACTTCATGCTTTGGCAATGCCACGAGGAGACAGAGATTGTCTTCTTGaacgtcatgtggcccgagTTCGACCTGTGGCATTTTATCCCCGTGTTGCTGGGATGGCAGCGACGCATCTCCAAATCGAAGCAGAACCCGGATGCGGAAGGGGACTTTGATGGAGATGGCTCCGAATTTGCGGAAGAGGACGATGGATTTGTCCTTCGTCCGGACAACAAGGTGAAGGGCATGTAA
- a CDS encoding uncharacterized protein (COG:S;~EggNog:ENOG410PKGC) has translation MNSWFSSSSNAGEAHHSRSGWSPIPTGTVSNQPPSSRREHAVQPPPLTTALSGHQFQGLGVALGPGYASTPLSTTSLSSPFTQSQSPCVSSPSSAAVAPSPMASRHYNVPYNPRDWGPVNSSSSANSGQSAYPHSSSSNSLRRSVHRPPQNDPDVLSPPPPPYSPPSHQHQQQSSWDAAHHNSIRETPSGAAPPYPGPSNMNAEPMVNGRQRSVPGPRPLSMVHMGDAGPSSQVSLPPPPPLPQGGPPPRSSSQNRHDFYHGMSSGPSIMVSQESPQFPTTVDHRHAATGSQLDPVAPRPPTSRRAVSAGPVVGSANSSKAGSQSPSRSPPPPPRAWEPGMPLPPPPPGPPPTSRSRSVCGSPEASSSRNNMSVPIKTRVRAPPSLGTGLDSIPPTPAGWVDDGIQHDKGKNLSTEANGASPLSYTAANSDNSVHPSTSRGNLLRSPALRDPSAKGIRERRIERRNRQSQVFDDHNALSPNNACGDGVDQVKPSNLVLADPNGDSRDSRAPSSAKYTPRSAQSVESDTPQSTSRSRASSIGLFSSRSSFSTPRAEPSPAAPTRGYTQTPPFSPDGDHPSPYPKSMPQPLPPKALPTPPLQSAREGKMSSRPSSREERPVSHVRHSSNGSMSSDSPILRHRSSISKESSPDHIKRDTDGFFQNSIQRHKDFIDKEASAADEAEALRLFADFVIAESRVRRHRYSQAWDSGSFDHEEVRRKLFETPPVQPPPAPEPINAAPAVLPVRRPSIGPKLDMSHVSRLEPSWGNSYKPSLSPIASLSISNDEMSSRGRAPSRWWESRTGSSSEGDGRKVHRSKQESKYMGLSPGSLQENHHQPPSENEVPGYSLDSSMGQYAAYGPNEYPPEKVGWHEELAPPPDPYMASSSYAGLPKMDVSRLITLPPPYPRHYPAVNNNHPDLVGYRTLVRSISDLSEIKAMRQRHDAEVDRLSQDHKERTRECRRMFKANTQTQIQQGSITFSEAAEAEAALVLEENKLDRALAKQILDLYQASVLEPTHGILTDRISRATTCIDELSSKLFDDAQHGTPDQAQEEGDEKPELLEKLTQLKWLFETREVLHREMYDLVCARNEKYRTVVVLPYRQKANDEKVRETNAFFDQDALDRRAQYESNTLSRLESFLDVIESNVVRGVEVQLSAFWDIAPSLLTLIDEIPPDLNGFEVQIPANEYEENPSYHRHPLQYLYSLLSHAEKSSYQYIESQTNLLCLLHEVKSAVMRANCQLIEAERTRQGEPGDEVQREIMDTRASEERALTADLKDKVSTVEVQWTEAMGSQIQELRERVRMQLEAEDGWEEMEALEQT, from the exons ATGAATAG CTGGTTCTCGTCAAGTAGCAACGCTGGAGAGGCTCACCATTCTCGCAGCGGCTGGTCACCCATTCCCACCGGCACCGTCAGCAATCAGCCGCCTTCCAGTCGTCGTGAACATGCGGTGCAGCCTCCTCCCCTTACGACAGCATTGAGTGGTCATCAGTTCCAGGGATTGGGCGTTGCTTTGGGTCCAGGCTACGCCTCGACTCCTTTGTCGACGACTTCGCTCTCCAGCCCTTTCACTCAGAGTCAGTCCCCGTGTGTGTCTTCTCCCAGCAGCGCTGCTGTTGCACCATCGCCCATGGCGTCCAGACACTATAATGTTCCTTACAATCCTCGCGATTGGGGTCCGGTCAATAGCAGCTCGTCAGCAAACTCCGGACAGTCTGCCTATCCACATTCTAGCAGTTCCAATAGCTTGCGTCGAAGCGTGCATCGTCCGCCGCAAAATGACCCAG ACGTTCTATCGCCTCCGCCCCCGCCGTACTCACCACCAagccatcaacatcaacagcAATCATCGTGGGATGCCGCTCACCACAACTCGATCAGGGAAACACCTTCCGGTGCAGCCCCTCCATATCCTGGACCAAGCAACATGAATGCTGAACCTATGGTGAACGGTCGACAGCGCAGTGTTCCTGGTCCTCGCCCACTATCGATGGTCCACATGGGCGATGCAGGCCCTAGCTCGCAAGTATCACTGCCTCCACCTCCGCCATTGCCACAAGGAGGCCCGCCTCCAAGGTCGTCTTCTCAAAATCGCCACGATTTTTACCATGGCATGAGTTCTGGACCATCGATCATGGTCTCGCAAGAGAGTCCGCAATTCCCAACAACCGTGGACCATAGGCACGCAGCAACTGGCTCACAGTTGGACCCTGTTGCTCCACGCCCGCCAACATCTAGAAGGGCCGTTTCCGCAGGCCCAGTTGTGGGAAGTGCCAATTCATCAAAGGCTGGCAGTCAATCACCGAGCcgctcaccaccaccaccaccacgggCCTGGGAGCCAGGAATGCCCCTGCCACCACCTCCGCCGGGACCTCCACCAACTTCAAGGTCACGTAGCGTGTGTGGCTCACCAGAGGCGTCGTCATCGAGGAATAATATGAGTGTGCCCATCAAGACAAGGGTGCGGGCGCCTCCGTCACTAGGAACTGGCTTGGATAGCATCCCACCTACACCTGCTGGCTGGGTAGACGATGGAATTCAGCATGACAAGGGTAAGAATTTGTCAACTGAAGCAAATGGCGCATCCCCGCTTTCTTATACGGCAGCCAACTCAGACAATTCTGTTCATCCTTCGACAAGCCGTGGCAATCTTCTCCGCAGTCCTGCTCTTCGAGATCCTAGCGCCAAGGGCATCCGAGAGAGGAGAATTGAGCGCAGAAACCGCCAAAGCCAAGTCTTCGACGACCATAATGCCTTATCTCCTAACAACGCGTGCGGTGATGGTGTGGACCAAGTGAAACCCTCAAACCTCGTTCTTGCTGATCCAAATGGCGACTCTCGCGACTCTCGCGCTCCATCATCCGCAAAGTATACACCGCGCAGTGCCCAAAGCGTCGAATCGGATACGCCGCAGTCAACCTCACGATCGAGAGCTTCTTCAATCGGCCTTTTTTCCAGTCGATCCTCCTTCTCCACGCCCAGGGCTGAGCCTAGTCCAGCTGCGCCAACGCGTGGGTATACACAAACCCCTCCTTTCTCGCCAGACGGAGATCATCCCTCCCCATATCCTAAATCAATGCCGCAGCCTTTGCCTCCAAAGGCACTCCCAACGCCGCCGCTGCAATCTGCGCGAGAGGGAAAGATGTCTTCCCGTCCTTCGTCTAGGGAAGAGCGTCCGGTATCACATGTGCGCCATTCCTCCAATGGTTCTATGTCTTCAGATTCCCCGATATTGCGGCATCGCTCGTCAATATCGAAGGAGTCATCACCGGATCATATCAAGCGAGACACAGATGGATTCTTCCAGAACTCTATACAACGACATAAGGATTTCATCGACAAAGAAGCTAGCGCTGCGGACGAAGCTGAAGCGTTGAGACTCTTCGCTGATTTCGTTATTGCTGAGTCTCGCGTAAGGCGTCATCGGTACTCACAGGCCTGGGACTCTGGATCATTTGACCACGAGGAAGTGCGCCGTAAACTTTTTGAGACACCACCGGTTCAACCACCGCCAGCCCCCGAACCCATCAACGCAGCGCCAGCGGTTCTGCCAGTGAGGCGACCGTCCATCGGGCCAAAACTCGACATGTCCCATGTCAGCCGACTTGAGCCTTCTTGGGGCAATAGTTATAAACCATCTCTGTCCCCCATTGCAAGTCTCAGCATAAGCAATGATGAAATGAGCTCACGCGGCCGCGCACCCAGCCGCTGGTGGGAATCCAGGACTGGCTCAAGCAGTGAAGGAGATGGACGCAAGGTCCACCGTTCGAAACAAGAGTCGAAATACATGGGGTTATCGCCGGGGTCCTTGCAAGAAAACCATCACCAACCTCCCTCCGAAAATGAAGTGCCAGGCTACTCTCTGGACTCCTCAATGGGCCAGTATGCCGCGTACGGCCCAAATGAATACCCTCCAGAGAAAGTCGGTTGGCATGAAGAGTTGGCGCCGCCACCTGATCCATATATGGCCAGTAGTAGTTATGCTGGGCTACCTAAGATGGACGTGTCACGGCTAATTACCCTCCCTCCGCCGTACCCGCGTCATTATCCTGCTGTCAATAACAACCATCCAGACTTGGTTGGATACCGGACGTTGGTCCGATCAATTAGTGATCTCTCCGAGATCAAAGCCATGAGACAACGACATGACGCGGAAGTTGACCGCTTATCCCAAGACCACAAGGAACGAACCCGTGAATGCCGTCGCATGTTCAAAGCCAACACGCAAACACAGATTCAGCAAGGTAGCATTACCTTTTCCGAAGCCGCTGAGGCAGAAGCTGCACTAGTCCTGGAAGAAAACAAACTCGACAGAGCACTGGCGAAACAAATCTTAGATCTTTACCAGGCTTCTGTCCTGGAGCCGACGCATGGCATACTCACTGATCGGATATCACGAGCTACAACTTGCATTGATGAACTGAGTAGCAAGCTATTTGATGATGCACAGCATGGAACTCCGGATCAAGCTCAGGAGGAAGGTGACGAAAAGCCCGAACTGTTGGAGAAGCTCACGCAACTAAAGTGGCTATTCGAAACCCGAGAAGTCCTGCATCGAGAGATGTACGACTTAGTCTGCGCACGCAACGAGAAATACAGAACCGTCGTGGTCCTCCCCTACCGCCAGAAAGCCAACGACGAAAAGGTCCGTGAAACAAACGCCTTCTTCGACCAGGACGCACTAGACCGCCGCGCCCAATATGAGTCCAACACCCTTTCCCGCCTCGAATCCTTCCTCGACGTAATCGAATCGAACGTCGTTCGAGGCGTGGAGGTCCAACTCTCCGCTTTCTGGGACATCGCGCCCTCTCTTCTCACCCTGATTGACGAAATCCCACCAGACCTCAACGGCTTTGAAGTCCAAATCCCTGCAAACGAATACGAGGAAAACCCAAGCTACCACCGCCATCCACTACAATACCTCTACTCCCTCCTCTCGCACGCAGAAAAATCAAGCTATCAATACATCGAATCCCAGACCAACCTCCTCTGTCTCCTCCACGAGGTCAAGTCTGCCGTAATGCGCGCGAACTGCCAACTCATTGAGGCTGAACGCACGAGGCAGGGCGAACCGGGCGATGAAGTACAACGCGAGATTATGGATACAAGGGCTAGTGAGGAACGGGCGCTCACGGCTGATTTGAAGGATAAGGTTTCTACGGTGGAGGTACAGTGGACGGAGGCGATGGGAAGCCAGATACAGGAGTTGAGGGAGAGGGTTAGGATGCAGCTTGAGGCGGAGGATGGGtgggaggagatggaggctCTGGAGCAGACGTGA